A stretch of Sulfurimonas autotrophica DSM 16294 DNA encodes these proteins:
- a CDS encoding M18 family aminopeptidase, whose product MNKQDFNEGLLGFLDASPTPFHATNNMSMMFENAGFIKLNEVDKWELEAGQKYYVTRNDSSIIAFTYPKTDLKYTMVGVHTDSPNLKLKPNSVIKEHGAVKFGVESYGGLLLNPWFDRDLSLAGRVSYLDSNDRLQSALINVQKPIAVIPSLAIHLDDKANKDRTVNKQTDICPILTTNEDFDFDEFIKWQLSNNGINDVKELYANELSFYDTQKAAFVGLRDDFIASARLDNLLSCYTGMLSICSINADKPMLFIASDHEEVGSESTSGAGGSFLENTLHRMFDDYEEYMQMIRASLMISADNAHAIHPNYPSKHDTNHAPYINKGAVIKVNANQRYASNSTTISKFMNTASSLHEPLQNFVTRSDMGCGSTIGPITATRIGIDTIDVGLPTWAMHSIREIAGSDDAHSLYKILIGLRA is encoded by the coding sequence TTGAATAAACAAGATTTCAATGAAGGTCTTCTAGGCTTTTTAGATGCTTCGCCAACACCTTTTCATGCAACAAACAATATGTCGATGATGTTTGAGAATGCCGGATTTATAAAACTCAATGAAGTTGATAAATGGGAATTGGAGGCAGGACAAAAGTATTATGTCACCCGTAATGATTCTTCTATTATCGCTTTTACTTACCCTAAAACAGATCTAAAGTATACAATGGTTGGTGTGCATACAGATTCCCCAAATCTAAAACTAAAACCTAATTCTGTTATAAAAGAGCACGGTGCTGTAAAGTTTGGAGTAGAGAGCTACGGAGGGCTTCTTTTAAACCCTTGGTTTGACAGAGATTTGTCTTTGGCCGGTCGTGTAAGTTATCTTGATTCTAATGACAGACTTCAAAGCGCTCTTATTAATGTGCAAAAGCCAATAGCTGTTATTCCATCACTTGCTATTCATTTGGATGACAAAGCGAATAAAGACAGAACTGTCAATAAACAAACCGATATCTGTCCAATTTTGACAACAAATGAAGATTTTGATTTTGATGAGTTTATTAAGTGGCAGCTCTCAAATAACGGTATTAATGATGTAAAAGAATTATATGCGAATGAACTGAGTTTTTATGATACGCAAAAGGCTGCATTTGTAGGCTTACGAGATGATTTTATTGCAAGCGCACGACTTGATAATTTACTCAGTTGTTACACAGGTATGCTTAGTATTTGCAGTATTAATGCAGATAAACCGATGCTTTTTATTGCAAGTGATCATGAAGAGGTGGGGAGTGAATCGACAAGCGGGGCAGGTGGCAGCTTTTTGGAAAATACTCTGCACAGAATGTTTGATGATTATGAAGAGTATATGCAGATGATAAGAGCCTCTTTAATGATTAGTGCGGACAATGCACATGCAATTCATCCAAATTACCCTTCAAAACATGACACTAATCATGCGCCATATATAAACAAGGGGGCCGTTATAAAAGTCAACGCAAATCAAAGATATGCTTCAAACTCAACTACTATTTCGAAGTTTATGAATACGGCTTCATCGCTTCATGAGCCACTGCAAAACTTTGTGACAAGAAGTGATATGGGCTGCGGTTCTACCATAGGACCAATTACAGCAACAAGAATAGGAATAGACACAATAGATGTAGGCCTGCCAACTTGGGCTATGCACTCTATACGTGAGATTGCAGGGAGTGATGATGCACACTCTTTATATAAAATACTGATAGGACTTAGGGCCTAA
- a CDS encoding sensor histidine kinase: protein MASITPEELDVLIQQTYKVENEFNELKASYAHLQDTVEKVVEFLPNAIWILNSDNSVFLQNSHARELWELLKLLQYRDEDYEIKFNARSYLVKSSSYKDKIMLSATDITEQKRKENLATMGQMAAHLSHEIRNPIGAISLMSSTLKKRVIPENIPIVEEIQKSVYRIDRIIKATLMFSKGVEAQKHEISWSQLKESIDMSITYYGYSKEIRFDFPKDNFTMNADKDLLEMLFSNFITNAIDAIEEDDNEDGLVEIIYDNDEQYHIFKIYDSGIAIDNEKELFEAFKSTKVKGNGLGLVLSRQIAEAHGGSVCLYTTEKKCFEVKIRI from the coding sequence ATGGCATCTATTACTCCAGAAGAACTTGATGTTTTAATTCAGCAGACCTATAAAGTAGAAAACGAGTTTAATGAACTCAAAGCATCCTATGCCCATTTGCAGGATACCGTTGAAAAAGTTGTAGAATTTTTACCTAATGCTATTTGGATTCTCAACAGCGACAACAGTGTATTTTTACAAAATTCGCATGCAAGAGAGTTATGGGAACTTCTAAAACTTTTACAATATCGTGATGAAGATTATGAAATTAAGTTTAATGCCCGCTCATACCTTGTAAAAAGTTCTTCATACAAAGATAAAATTATGCTCAGTGCAACAGATATTACAGAGCAAAAACGCAAAGAAAATCTTGCTACAATGGGGCAGATGGCAGCACATCTCTCTCATGAAATCAGAAATCCTATCGGTGCAATTTCTCTTATGAGTTCGACGTTGAAAAAACGGGTTATTCCTGAAAATATTCCTATAGTCGAAGAGATACAAAAATCGGTATACAGAATTGATAGAATAATAAAAGCAACTTTGATGTTTTCAAAGGGTGTTGAAGCTCAAAAACATGAAATTAGTTGGAGTCAGCTCAAAGAGTCCATAGATATGTCTATTACGTATTATGGATATTCTAAAGAGATAAGATTTGACTTTCCAAAAGATAATTTTACAATGAATGCAGACAAAGATTTGCTTGAAATGTTGTTTTCAAACTTTATCACCAATGCCATAGATGCTATAGAAGAAGATGATAATGAAGACGGACTTGTCGAAATAATATATGACAATGATGAACAATATCACATATTTAAAATTTATGACAGCGGTATAGCAATAGACAATGAAAAAGAGCTTTTTGAAGCATTTAAAAGTACAAAAGTAAAAGGAAATGGTTTAGGCCTGGTTCTTTCCCGTCAAATAGCTGAAGCACATGGTGGGAGTGTATGTTTATATACTACTGAAAAAAAATGTTTTGAAGTAAAAATTAGAATATAA